The following proteins come from a genomic window of Streptococcus oralis:
- the adhE gene encoding bifunctional acetaldehyde-CoA/alcohol dehydrogenase, with protein sequence MADKKTLTPEEKQLAAEKHVDGLVKKALVALDEMRKLNQEQVDYIVAKASVAALDAHGILAQHAVEETGRGVFEDKATKNLFACEHVVNNMRGVKTVGVIEDDPVTGLTKIAEPVGVVCGVTPTTNPTSTAIFKSLIALKTRNPIVFAFHPSAQESSAHAAQIVRDAAIAAGAPENCVQWITEPSMEATGALMNHEGVATILATGGNAMVKAAYSCGKPALGVGAGNVPAYVEKSADLRQAAHDIVMSKSFDNGMVCASEQAVIIDKEVYDEFVAEFKSYHTYFVNKKEKALLEEFCFGAKANSKNCAGAKLNANIVGKPAAWIAEQAGFSVPEGTNILAAECAEVGPKEPLTREKLSPVIAVLKAEDTEDGLTKARQMVEFNGLGHSAAIHTKDEALAKRFGTEIKAMRIIWNSPSTFGGIGDVYNAFIPSLTLGCGSYGRNSVGDNVSAINLLNIKKVGKRRNNMQWFKVPSKIYFERNSIQYLQTCEDIERVMIVTDKAIEKLGFVQRVIDQLNARNNRVTIQVFSDVEPDPDITTVERGAEVMKAFEPDTIIALGGGSPMDAAKVMWLFYEQPEIDFRDLVQKFMDIRKRAFRFPSLGKKAKYIGIPTTSGTGSEVTPFAVISDKKNNRKYPLADYSLTPTIAIVDPALVESVPDFIAADTGMDVLTHATEAYTSNFANDYTDGIALQTIKLVFEWLEKSVKTADPEAREKMHNASTMAGMAFANAFLGMSHSMAHKIGGVHHTVHGRTNAILLPYVIRYNGTRPSKTTTWPKYNYWKADEKFQDIAKMLGLPHSTPEEAVEAYAKAVYDLGEAVGITMNFKGFGIDEKVWKDSLHEIALLAYEDQCSPANPRLPMVADMEEIMADAYYGYAERPGRRK encoded by the coding sequence ATGGCTGATAAAAAAACGTTAACACCTGAGGAAAAACAACTCGCTGCTGAAAAGCATGTCGACGGGTTAGTAAAAAAAGCCTTGGTTGCGCTTGATGAAATGCGCAAGTTGAATCAAGAGCAAGTTGACTACATCGTAGCGAAAGCTTCAGTTGCAGCTCTTGATGCACATGGTATCCTTGCTCAACACGCAGTTGAAGAAACTGGTCGTGGTGTATTTGAAGATAAGGCTACAAAAAACCTTTTTGCCTGTGAACACGTAGTGAATAATATGCGTGGTGTTAAAACTGTCGGAGTTATCGAAGATGATCCAGTTACAGGCTTGACTAAAATTGCAGAACCTGTCGGAGTAGTCTGTGGTGTCACTCCAACAACTAACCCTACTTCAACAGCAATTTTCAAATCATTGATTGCTTTGAAAACACGTAATCCAATCGTGTTTGCTTTCCACCCATCAGCTCAAGAATCTTCTGCTCACGCAGCACAAATCGTTCGTGATGCAGCTATTGCAGCTGGAGCACCTGAAAACTGTGTTCAATGGATTACAGAACCATCTATGGAAGCAACTGGAGCGCTTATGAACCACGAAGGTGTTGCAACTATCCTTGCAACTGGTGGTAATGCCATGGTTAAGGCAGCTTACTCATGTGGGAAACCAGCTCTTGGGGTAGGTGCCGGAAACGTTCCTGCTTATGTAGAAAAATCTGCCGACCTCCGTCAAGCTGCTCATGATATCGTAATGTCTAAATCATTTGATAACGGTATGGTCTGTGCATCAGAACAAGCGGTTATCATTGATAAAGAAGTATATGACGAATTTGTTGCAGAATTCAAGTCGTACCACACTTACTTTGTAAACAAAAAAGAAAAAGCGCTTCTTGAAGAATTTTGCTTTGGCGCTAAAGCAAACAGCAAAAACTGCGCGGGTGCTAAACTAAACGCAAATATCGTTGGTAAGCCAGCTGCATGGATTGCAGAACAAGCAGGATTCAGCGTGCCAGAAGGTACAAATATCTTGGCTGCAGAATGTGCGGAAGTTGGACCAAAAGAACCATTGACTCGTGAAAAATTGTCACCAGTAATTGCTGTCCTAAAAGCTGAAGACACTGAAGACGGCCTTACAAAAGCACGTCAAATGGTTGAGTTTAACGGACTTGGTCACTCAGCAGCTATCCATACAAAAGACGAAGCTCTTGCTAAACGCTTTGGTACAGAAATCAAAGCTATGCGTATTATTTGGAACTCTCCATCTACTTTCGGTGGTATCGGTGACGTATACAATGCCTTCATTCCATCATTGACACTTGGATGTGGTTCATACGGACGTAACTCAGTTGGTGATAACGTTAGCGCTATTAACCTCCTTAACATCAAGAAAGTAGGGAAACGTAGAAATAATATGCAATGGTTTAAAGTTCCTTCAAAAATTTACTTCGAACGCAACTCTATCCAATACCTTCAAACATGTGAAGATATTGAACGCGTTATGATTGTTACTGACAAAGCGATTGAAAAACTCGGATTTGTTCAACGTGTTATCGACCAATTGAACGCACGTAACAACCGTGTAACGATCCAAGTCTTCTCAGATGTTGAACCAGATCCAGACATCACAACTGTAGAACGTGGTGCTGAAGTGATGAAAGCATTTGAACCAGATACTATCATCGCTCTTGGTGGTGGTTCTCCAATGGACGCAGCCAAAGTAATGTGGCTCTTCTACGAACAACCAGAAATTGACTTCCGTGACTTGGTTCAAAAATTCATGGATATCCGTAAACGTGCCTTCCGCTTCCCATCACTTGGTAAGAAAGCGAAGTACATCGGTATCCCAACAACTTCTGGTACAGGTTCAGAAGTAACACCATTTGCTGTTATCTCTGATAAGAAAAACAATCGTAAATACCCATTGGCTGACTACTCATTGACACCAACTATTGCCATTGTTGACCCTGCTTTGGTTGAATCAGTTCCAGACTTCATCGCTGCTGATACAGGTATGGACGTCTTGACTCACGCGACTGAAGCCTACACTTCAAACTTTGCTAACGACTACACAGACGGTATCGCCCTTCAAACAATCAAACTTGTCTTTGAATGGTTGGAAAAATCTGTTAAGACAGCTGACCCAGAAGCACGTGAAAAAATGCATAATGCATCTACAATGGCTGGTATGGCCTTCGCCAATGCCTTCCTTGGTATGAGCCACTCAATGGCCCACAAGATTGGTGGTGTTCACCATACTGTTCACGGACGTACAAACGCAATCTTGCTTCCATACGTCATCCGTTACAACGGTACTCGTCCATCTAAGACAACTACATGGCCTAAGTACAACTACTGGAAAGCTGATGAGAAATTCCAAGACATCGCGAAGATGCTTGGATTGCCTCACTCAACTCCAGAAGAAGCAGTTGAAGCTTATGCCAAAGCAGTTTACGATCTTGGTGAAGCAGTCGGAATCACAATGAATTTCAAAGGCTTTGGAATCGATGAAAAAGTTTGGAAAGACAGCTTGCATGAAATTGCTTTGCTTGCTTATGAAGACCAATGTTCACCTGCAAACCCACGCTTGCCAATGGTAGCCGACATGGAAGAAATCATGGCAGATGCATACTATGGTTATGCAGAACGACCAGGACGTCGCAAATAA
- the gap gene encoding type I glyceraldehyde-3-phosphate dehydrogenase → MVVKVGINGFGRIGRLAFRRIQNVEGVEVTRINDLTDPVMLAHLLKYDTTQGRFDGTVEVKEGGFEVNGKFIRVSAERDPEQIDWATDGVEIVLEATGFFAKKAAAEKHLHAGGAKKVVITAPGGNDVKTVVFNTNHDVLDGTETVISGASCTTNCLAPMAKALQDNFGVVEGLMTTIHAYTGDQMILDGPHRGGDLRRARAGAANIVPNSTGAAKAIGLVIPELNGKLDGSAQRVPTPTGSVTELVAVLEKNVTVDEVNAAMKAAANESYGYTEDPIVSSDIVGMSYGSLFDATQTKVLDVDGKQLVKVVSWYDNEMSYTAQLVRTLEYFAKIAK, encoded by the coding sequence ATGGTAGTTAAAGTTGGTATTAACGGTTTCGGACGTATCGGTCGTCTTGCTTTCCGCCGCATCCAAAACGTAGAAGGTGTTGAAGTTACTCGCATCAACGACCTTACAGATCCAGTTATGCTTGCACACTTGTTGAAATACGACACAACTCAAGGTCGTTTCGACGGTACTGTAGAAGTTAAAGAAGGTGGATTTGAAGTTAACGGTAAATTCATCCGTGTTTCTGCTGAACGTGATCCAGAACAAATCGACTGGGCTACTGACGGTGTAGAAATCGTTCTTGAAGCAACTGGTTTCTTTGCTAAGAAAGCAGCGGCTGAAAAACACTTGCACGCTGGCGGAGCTAAAAAAGTTGTTATCACTGCTCCTGGTGGAAACGATGTTAAAACAGTTGTATTCAACACTAACCACGACGTTCTTGACGGTACTGAAACAGTTATCTCAGGTGCTTCATGTACTACAAACTGCTTGGCTCCAATGGCTAAAGCTCTTCAAGACAACTTCGGTGTTGTAGAAGGATTGATGACAACTATCCACGCTTACACTGGTGACCAAATGATCCTTGATGGACCACACCGTGGTGGTGACCTTCGCCGTGCTCGCGCTGGTGCTGCAAACATCGTTCCTAACTCAACTGGTGCTGCTAAAGCTATCGGTCTTGTAATCCCAGAATTGAACGGTAAACTTGACGGATCTGCACAACGTGTTCCAACTCCAACTGGATCAGTTACTGAATTGGTAGCAGTTCTTGAAAAGAACGTTACTGTTGATGAAGTAAACGCAGCTATGAAAGCAGCAGCTAACGAATCATACGGTTACACAGAAGATCCAATCGTATCTTCAGATATCGTAGGTATGTCTTACGGTTCATTGTTTGACGCAACTCAAACTAAAGTTCTTGACGTTGACGGTAAACAATTGGTTAAAGTTGTATCATGGTACGATAACGAAATGTCATACACTGCACAACTTGTACGTACTCTTGAATACTTCGCAAAAATCGCTAAATAA